The genomic stretch TCTTCACCATACACGCTGCAGCCATTCTCGCCTTCACCAATGGAATCAGAACGGCGCGATTTCAGTGGTTCCTTGCTGCCGGCGCGCTTGGTGCCTGGGGTGCGTATGTGCGATCGGCCGGTGAACCGTGGTTATACCTCTTCGCCGCGCTCATCCTGCTGGCACCTCGTCCGCCCACATTCTGCTCGCGGCGCCATTTCGTCCGCACGGCCAGCGTGACCGTCCTTATCATGCTTCTGATGGTCGCTTCCTGGTCCTGGCGAAACCGCCAGGTGCACGGGTTGTATACATTTGGCACCAACGGTGTGATGTCACTGCGTTCTTACCTTCTGCCGCTTGCCGTCGGCTCCCACACTCCCGGCAGCAACATGAGCCAACTCGGACTCACCTGGTCCATCGAGGACGGTGACAACAGCCTTCCCCCCAAGGAAGCATACGGCCTGGCGAGACAGCGCGTCATAAGGGTACTTCGCGAGCACCCGGGCTGGATGTTCGATGCGTACTTCGCCGCGCTGAAGGACAACATCCGCAACATCAACATCTTCTTGTACCAACAGATACCTTCCCTCCGCTGGTTTACCATTCTGGAGGATCGCGTCATGGTAACGTGGCTCGGTTATCTGATCGTTGCCGCAAGTTTTATCGGACTTGTCATAATGATTGCTCGCAGGCAATACCTTGCGGCCATGCTCCTCGGTACGACCTACGCATACTTCACCTTCATCGCCGGATTCAGCTTTTCCCAAGGTTCACGACTTCACTATCCCGCTGAAATGGCCTGGAGTATTCTCACCGCGTACTTTGTCGTTTCAACTTTTCGTGGAATCGCTCGTTTGATAAGACGCTCGCGTTCCGCCAATCAGTATTGACAAGTCGAAACGATCTCCGAATTCAGCACAGGCCCATGAGCTGGCATACCAAAAAAAACCGCCTCATGCGAGGCGGTCTTAACGTGTGCATTGTCGGTGTTGTCAGTTCAGATACGCGCGCAACGAACGGCTGCGCGAGGCATGGCGAAGGCGACGAATCGCCTTCTCCTTGATCTGTCGCACTCGTTCGCGGGTCAGCGAGAATCGCGCCCCGATCTCTTCCAGTGTGAGCGCCTTCTCATGATTCAACCCAAAATACAGGTTGATCACTTCGGCTTCACGCGGCGTGAGCGTATCGAGCGCTTTCTCGATCTCTACCCTCAGTGATTGCGTGAGCAGCGCTTCATCGGGGGATGGCTGAAACTCATCCTCGAGGATATCAATCAGCGAGTTGTCCTCCGACACCGAAAACGGCGCATCGAGGGATAAGTGCGAGTTGGAAATCTTCAGCGTGTCGGACACTTCTCCTTCGGAGAGCTCCAACTCCTTGGCGATCTCCTCCGGCGAAGGCTCACGACCCAATCCCTGTTCCAAACGGCTGGAGATCTTACCGATCTTGTGCAAAGTGCCAACTCGGTTGAGCGGCAGTCGCACAATGCGGCTCTGTTCCGCCAACGCCTGAAGTATCGCCTGTCGGATCCACCAGACAGCATAGCTGATGAATTTGAATCCGCGGGTCTCGTCGAACCGTTTGGCCGCTT from Candidatus Zixiibacteriota bacterium encodes the following:
- a CDS encoding glycosyltransferase family 39 protein is translated as MTASNSSPRYLLDLWLLWGAALILRIIYFVLAIRDVGLISACQYSPDSTFYQSIADSFLSGQWHASTSLLKVGPGYGMMLAAVKAIFGPGLIAPVALNILLGSLAPVLIYLIAQSLFENRLVSLVAGAISAVSLTSVALSSQILTDQPFFTIHAAAILAFTNGIRTARFQWFLAAGALGAWGAYVRSAGEPWLYLFAALILLAPRPPTFCSRRHFVRTASVTVLIMLLMVASWSWRNRQVHGLYTFGTNGVMSLRSYLLPLAVGSHTPGSNMSQLGLTWSIEDGDNSLPPKEAYGLARQRVIRVLREHPGWMFDAYFAALKDNIRNINIFLYQQIPSLRWFTILEDRVMVTWLGYLIVAASFIGLVIMIARRQYLAAMLLGTTYAYFTFIAGFSFSQGSRLHYPAEMAWSILTAYFVVSTFRGIARLIRRSRSANQY
- a CDS encoding sigma-70 family RNA polymerase sigma factor gives rise to the protein MAKQSLKYRDEDRSLDLYLREIGETPLITADEEVRLARRIKQGDKKALEKLTKANLRFVVSVAKQYQNQGLSLADLINEGNIGLIKAAKRFDETRGFKFISYAVWWIRQAILQALAEQSRIVRLPLNRVGTLHKIGKISSRLEQGLGREPSPEEIAKELELSEGEVSDTLKISNSHLSLDAPFSVSEDNSLIDILEDEFQPSPDEALLTQSLRVEIEKALDTLTPREAEVINLYFGLNHEKALTLEEIGARFSLTRERVRQIKEKAIRRLRHASRSRSLRAYLN